One window of Syngnathus acus chromosome 16, fSynAcu1.2, whole genome shotgun sequence genomic DNA carries:
- the si:dkey-92i15.4 gene encoding uncharacterized protein si:dkey-92i15.4, with protein sequence MDVFLLHAPVTEYTNQGTLACLSVRSANSSSGSLTRRPGVRKNCASSGEVVHTTGFDGSSKRARSIDGQDFRAGAVSDYKAWTVNVKSWNENKEISGSTVSSSLTHNGKTDHKNTDFGINRGRNSASGCRTGTVGDWRQSLPSRSRSVDWRSGESSPDRDARRSNIAALLMEENKETGRDTEGLRSRCTFSSRSYNSADISPISRSPLAKNLETVYGGNNSYPSRRRSSPEPIGDFGETASFGTKRGQSILERIEKLYGSSKSEDLSKVTDFSSLERNYFNGRGEATVHHRSGISILPSSCEWETEDFPRCGSSGEGSYDSPLLETKTGRSDTSPCSRSRARLPEGQWEERIYGRYSDHGGVGKVSIETMSLDRARSKNTRASQIRSDRVAQTLSEKPSFWGLSETNRIIGTKWEKSMLDKATAELELKVYEDVFEPNLNIRRNSAGWKTHPDTQSPSVSVRNKINQFEALTQRSQGFGKEHMMSRRAFSVPTRLNTAHDGLRSELEKGDKSLGLRELEGTDKAEGKVGQLKGQSQRSFSADEIVQRSVVDLTKKEGTNMDHIYKYIEDVSNYSRFKHTVESPLKEHHMNIDEPDFCKVSRRTNNTELLSSSDPEPRPYAELSGIKKAKPSVIILAVTDDDKTPTNSPNHSPSSSPTPLPNSTSQLTPTDNAKAAKSLERQIPTSGQPFATSSHSKFFPDITESESKGKKHVLDLDSWVAGWNAWREDEAFDDDDDDDSTEKDDDSSYDSDSGESSVTITSNMSLSDRRSFSLSLAELCHFTGADSDLENDIDESPPTGRRSASLSSEVSALSYVSVLPTEELDKLLEDVRSLGDSNLQDDVHVVVLHKEVAVGLGFSIAGGVDQNKPVIVHKVFPTGVAAQEGSIREGDQVLSINGTALGGHSHWEALRVLRRAKTREMGVVVLRRGDVGCISKGRDTQTEEPMLTQTSETGQCMRVHLEKKSRDLGFSLEGGIGLGNKPLTIKKIFQGGPVDKISPGDEVMEIEGVSMLGMRRLEAWTLIRRLPTGPVDVVIRRPRKSSEP encoded by the exons ATGGATGTGTTCTTGCTGCACGCACCAGTGACCGAGTATACCAATCAAGGGACTTTGGCATGCTTATCTGTCCGATCTGCCAACTCTTCCTCTGGCAGCCTCACTCGCAGGCCAGGTGTTAGGAAGAACTGTGCTTCCTCTGGAGAGGTGGTGCACACAACTGGATTTGATGGTTCAAGCAAGCGGGCCAGATCGATCGATGGCCAGGATTTCAGggcgggagccgtgtcagactATAAAGCGTGGACAGTCAATGTCAAAAgttggaatgaaaacaaagaaatatcaGGCAGCACTGTCTCTTCCAGTCTGACTCACAATGGGAAAACAGACCATAAAAACACAGACTTTGGCATCAACAGAGGTCGAAACTCTGCATCCGGGTGTCGGACTGGGACTGTTGGAGATTGGAGGCAGAGCTTGCCGAGTCGAAGTAGGAGTGTCGACTGGAGGTCAGGGGAAAGCAGTCCTGATCGGGATGCACGGCGATCCAACATAGCTGCGTTGCtaatggaagaaaacaaagagacCGGCAGGGATACCGAAGGCCTGAGAAGCAGGTGCACGTTTTCATCTAGAAGCTACAACTCTGCAGATATTTCTCCAATCAGCAGAAGTCCTTTGGCCAAAAATTTGGAAACAGTCTATGGGGGTAACAACTCCTACCCTTCCCGGCGAAGGTCAAGCCCGGAACCCATCGGTGACTTCGGAGAGACTGCATCTTTTGGGACCAAAAGAGGCCAGAGTATATTGGAGCGTATTGAGAAGCTCTATGGCTCATCTAAATCTGAAGACTTGAGCAAAGTTACGGATTTCTCTTCCTTAGAAAGAAACTATTTCAATGGCAGGGGCGAAGCTACGGTACACCATCGCTCAGGCATCAGCATTTTGCCAAGCTCATGTGAATGGGAAACAGAAGATTTCCCCAGGTGTGGCTCCAGTGGAGAAGGAAGCTACGACAGTCCACTTCTCGAGACCAAGACCGGGCGTTCGGATACTTCACCCTGTTCAAGGAGCAGGGCGAGATTACCAGAGGGACAATGGGAAGAACGGATCTATGGGAGGTATTCCGACCACGGTGGCGTTGGTAAAGTGTCCATTGAGACAATGTCTCTGGACCGAGCAAGGAGCAAGAACACCAGGGCTAGTCAGATTAGATCAGACAGGGTTGCCCAGACTTTATCAGAGAAGCCATCTTTTTGGGGACTATCTGAGACTAATAGGATCATTGGGACAAAGTGGGAAAAATCTATGCTGGATAAGGCAACAGCGGAGCTTGAATTAAAGGTTTATGAAGATGTGTTTGAGCCAAATCTGAACATCAGAAGAAACTCTGCAGGGTGGAAAACACACCCAGACACACAGTCGCCATCGGTCAGTGTGAGAAACAAGATCAATCAATTTGAAGCTCTGACACAGAGATCCCAGGGTTTCGGAAAGGAACACATGATGTCCCGAAGGGCCTTTTCGGTGCCCACAAGACTCAACACTGCCCACGACGGCTTGAGGAGTGAGTTGGAAAAAGGTGACAAGTCTTTGGGTCTGAGAGAGTTAGAGGGGACAGACAAAGCTGAGGGAAAAGTAGGTCAACTGAAAGGTCAGTCACAAAGGTCTTTTTCTGCGGACGAGATTGTTCAAAGGTCCGTGGTTGATTTGACAAAGAAGGAAGGGACTAACATGGATCATATTTACAAATACATAGAAGATGTCAGTAACTATTCTAGGTTCAAGCATACGGTAGAATCACCCCTCAAGGAACATCATATGAACATCGATGAACCCGATTTTTGTAAAGTCTCAAGGAGAACTAACAATACCGAGTTGCTAAGCTCAAGTGACCCCGAGCCACGCCCGTACGCTGAGCTGTCCGGGATAAAGAAAGCAAAACCATCCGTGATTATTTTAGCAGTTACTGATGATGACAAGACTCCAACAAACTCTCCAAACCACTCACCCTCTAGTTCTCCGACCCCTCTGCCAAACAGTACCTCTCAACTAACCCCGACTGACAACGCAAAAGCCGCCAAAAGCCTCGAGCGACAGATCCCAACTTCTGGGCAACCCTTCGCTACCTCTTCCCACAGCAAGTTCTTTCCAGATATCACTGAGAGTGAGTCAAAAGGGAAGAAACATGTGTTAGATTTGGATTCTTGGGTTGCTGGCTGGAATGCCTGGCGGGAGGATGAAGCTTtcgacgacgacgatgatgatgacagtaCAGAGAAGGATGACGATTCTTCCTACGATTCCGACTCTGGGGAGTCTTCGGTGACCATCACCAGCAACATGAGCCTGTCAGATCGCAGGAGCTTCTCTCTCAG CCTGGCAGAATTGTGTCACTTCACTGGAGCAGACTCCGACTTAGAGAACGACATTGACGAGAGCCCACCGACGGGCAGGCGGTCGGCTTCGCTGAGCTCCGAAGTGTCGGCGCTGTCGTATGTGTCTGTGCTACCCACCGAGGaacttgacaagctgctgGAGGATGTCAGAAGTTTGGGGGACAGCAATCTACAG GATGATGTGCATGTGGTTGTCCTCCACAAAGAGGTGGCTGTTGGCCTTGGCTTCAGCATAGCGGGAGGCGTTGACCAGAACAAACCAGTCATT GTCCACAAGGTGTTCCCTACCGGTGTGGCAGCACAAGAAGGCTCCATCAGAGAAGGCGACCAGGTCCTATCCATCAATGGCACTGCCCTGGGGGGCCACAGTCACTGGGAAGCTCTGAGGGTCCTAAGAAGAGCTAAGACTCGAGAGATGGGAGTGGTGGTACTGAGGAGGGGTGACGTTGGGTGCATCTCAAAGGGGAGAGACACTCAGACTGAGGAACCAATGCTGACTCAGACTTCAGAGACTG GTCAGTGTATGCGTGTCCATCTggagaagaaaagcagagATCTGGGCTTCAGTCTGGAGGGAGGCATTGGATTGGGGAACAAACCACTCACCATAAAGAAGATCTTCCAAG GCGGCCCAGTCGACAAGATTAGTCCCGGCGACGAGGTGATGGAAATTGAAGGTGTGAGCATGTTAGGGATGAGGCGACTGGAGGCCTGGACTTTGATCCGACGACTTCCCACCGGACCGGTTGATGTGGTAATACGCCGGCCTCGTAAAAGTTCCGAGCCATAG
- the c16h1orf43 gene encoding protein C1orf43 homolog isoform X1, protein MWKESPLSSINVVLVMAFGSLVFVLLFIFVKRQIMRLAMKSRRGPHAPIGHNAPKELRQKIEAKLCLVQKIHYEPRLLSAEDERLKSGGCEYQYRMRALDAIRDTDFPFYDLGGSSSAVTGKRFRTWLLQLKTSHCLFRDGQKGLIDTVLDGYNKARHGDQAFGEAELSKYQEALTELACVVKSQSTSSSNSSTTSQHHQIAAKDLTAASAEPASSSPSSRAQLTSAAQQRIKRTRNLLELKNFKDKYNTLDSTL, encoded by the exons ATGTGGAAAGAATCGCCTTTATCGAGCATCAACGTCGTGCTCGTCATGGCCTTTGGTAGTCTG GTCTTTGTCTTGCTGTTCATCTTTGTGAAAAGACAAATTATGAGACTAGCCATGAAATCTCGACGGGGACCCCACGCTCCCATCGGACACAATGCTCCAAAG GAGCTCAGGCAAAAAATTGAAGCCAAACTGTGCCTAGTCCAGAAAATCCACTATGAACCTCGGCTGCTGTCTGCAGAGGATGAGCGGCTAAAGTCAG gTGGCTGTGAGTACCAGTACAGGATGCGAGCACTGGATGCCATCAGAGACACAG ATTTCCCTTTTTATGATCTGGGCGGATCCTCCAGCGCCGTGACAGGAAAACGATTCCGAACTTGGCTTCTGCAGCTTAAAACTTCACATTGCCTCTTCAGGGATGGCCAGAAGGGTCTAATTGACACGGTGCTAGACGGCTACAATAAAGCACGCCACGGGGACCAG GCTTTCGGTGAAGCCGAACTCAGTAAATATCAGGAGGCTCTCACTGAACTGGCTTGTGT CGTGAAAAGCCAGAGCACAAGCAGTAGCAATAGCAGCACTACGAGCCAGCACCACCAGATCGCCGCCAAGGACTTGACCGCCGCTTCTGCTGAGCCCGCAAGCTCCTCCCCGTCGTCGCGGGCCCAGCTCACGTCGGCGGCCCAGCAGCGCATCAAGCGGACCCGAAATCTACTGGAGCTTAAGAACTTTAAGGATAAGTACAACACACTGGACAGCACTTTGTGA
- the c16h1orf43 gene encoding protein C1orf43 homolog isoform X2, protein MRLAMKSRRGPHAPIGHNAPKELRQKIEAKLCLVQKIHYEPRLLSAEDERLKSGGCEYQYRMRALDAIRDTDFPFYDLGGSSSAVTGKRFRTWLLQLKTSHCLFRDGQKGLIDTVLDGYNKARHGDQAFGEAELSKYQEALTELACVVKSQSTSSSNSSTTSQHHQIAAKDLTAASAEPASSSPSSRAQLTSAAQQRIKRTRNLLELKNFKDKYNTLDSTL, encoded by the exons ATGAGACTAGCCATGAAATCTCGACGGGGACCCCACGCTCCCATCGGACACAATGCTCCAAAG GAGCTCAGGCAAAAAATTGAAGCCAAACTGTGCCTAGTCCAGAAAATCCACTATGAACCTCGGCTGCTGTCTGCAGAGGATGAGCGGCTAAAGTCAG gTGGCTGTGAGTACCAGTACAGGATGCGAGCACTGGATGCCATCAGAGACACAG ATTTCCCTTTTTATGATCTGGGCGGATCCTCCAGCGCCGTGACAGGAAAACGATTCCGAACTTGGCTTCTGCAGCTTAAAACTTCACATTGCCTCTTCAGGGATGGCCAGAAGGGTCTAATTGACACGGTGCTAGACGGCTACAATAAAGCACGCCACGGGGACCAG GCTTTCGGTGAAGCCGAACTCAGTAAATATCAGGAGGCTCTCACTGAACTGGCTTGTGT CGTGAAAAGCCAGAGCACAAGCAGTAGCAATAGCAGCACTACGAGCCAGCACCACCAGATCGCCGCCAAGGACTTGACCGCCGCTTCTGCTGAGCCCGCAAGCTCCTCCCCGTCGTCGCGGGCCCAGCTCACGTCGGCGGCCCAGCAGCGCATCAAGCGGACCCGAAATCTACTGGAGCTTAAGAACTTTAAGGATAAGTACAACACACTGGACAGCACTTTGTGA